The following nucleotide sequence is from Psychroflexus torquis ATCC 700755.
AATTTCTAAAATTACAAATCAAATTTATCATTTATTAATAATTTCACACCATAAATTTAAAATATTATGCATGCATTGTAAATTAGTTTGTTTTCAAAAATTCTAAACTGGCTTGAAGGAAGTCCTCCCTTTTTTCTGCATGCACCCAATGACCTGAATTTTTAATGACTTTCATCTCAAAATTTTCAAAATGAGAAGCTGTATCTTTTTCATCTTCTTCTTGGATATAGTCTGAATTCCCTCCTTTTAAAAACAAGGTCTCTCCTGCATATTTTGAATTTTGCGGTAAACCTTTCCCCACTTCTTCTATATTGTCTTTTAGAGCTTGTAGGTTTATTCTAAGGTTGAGTTCGTCTTGCGTCTTCCAATACAGATTTTTTAAAAGAAATTGTCTTACTGCTTTTAAAGAAATATACTTAGCCAGAAGCTCATCCGCATCACTTCTAGAGGTTAGTTTAGCTTTAGAAACTTGGGTTAAACCCTCCAAAATTTGCTGGTGATGTTGTGGATAATATTTTGGGGCAATATCTACAATGATCAGTTTATTAAGACTCTCTGGATGTAAGGTAGCAAAGCGCATAGCAACTTTCCCTCCCATAGAATGACCAATAATAGAGACCTTTTCTAAATATTTATCCTCAAGATATTCCTTAAGGTCTTCGGCCATGAGTTCATAACTAAAAGCTGTGTCATGAGGACTTCTTCCATGATTTCTTTGATCGACAAGATGCACCTCAAACCCTTCTTTGTCGTAGGCATTGGCTAATGTTTTCCAATTATCGCCCATCCCCAAAAACCCGTGTAAAATAATAAGAGGCTTACCCTTTCCTTTTATTTTTGAATGTAACTTCATTTAGCTTAGTTTTTTTAGATAAGATTTAACCACAACTTCCAATCCATCATATAGGGCTTCTGAAATTAAAGCATGACCGATAGAAACTTCGTCTAGGAAAGGAATCGTCTGAGCAAAGTATTCAATATTCTCAAGTGAAAGATCGTGCCCAGCATTGATCCCTAAGCCTAGACTTTTCGCTTCTTCAGCACATTTTAAATAAGGTGCAATCGCTTTTTCCTTATCTTTAATGTATCCTTGAGCATAAGCCTCAGTGAAGAGTTCTACTCTATCGGCCCCTACTTCGGCGGCCCCTTGAATCATTTGCAAAGAAGGATCGACGAAAACTGAAGTTCTTATGCCATGAGCTTTAAATTCTGAAATTACCTCCTTCAAGAAATCCTTATGCTTTATAGTGTCCCATCCAGCGTTGGAAGTTAAAACATCTTCCCCATCTGGGACCAAAGTCACCTGAGCGGGTTTAGCGTCTAGAACTAAAGCTATAAACTTCTGGTTAGGATTCCCTTCAATATTGAATTCGGTTTTAATCACTTTGGTTAGTTCATTAACATCGGCATATCGTATATGACGCTCATCTGGCCTTGGGTGAACCGTAATCCCTTGAGCTCCAAAAGACTCTAAATTTTTTGCAGATTCAACCACATTAGGGGTATCTCCTCCTCTAGCATTTCTAAGAGTCGCAATTTTATTGATATTAACACTTAATCGTATCATTGTTAGTTTTTAAACAAAAATACAATCAAATACGAGACTTTGCTTTGATTTTACGTATTTTGCATGAAAAGATCATCTTATGATTTGGCAAAATTTAATTGACAAAACCCTACAGCCTCTAGATATATCGAATTCAATTTCAGAAGTGAAGTCGGTTTTCAAGACCTCAACATTCAATCATCTTCCCGTCTTTAAGAAAGGCGTTTTTAAAGGAAGTATTAATATAGATGACTTGATCGATTTAGATAAAGACGCACCACTTTCGGAATTTAAATACCTGATAGAAGTTTTTTATGCGGAAGCACATAAAACCAACTTAGACCTTATCCATGAGTTTGCTAATCATCAGACCAACATGTTGCCCATTTTAGACCAAGATAAAAACTACATTGGCGTAATGAAGCTTGAGGATGTTTTGGATTTATTTGGGGAAAGTCCTTTTGTAGCTAACGAAGGGGAAGTCATGATCTTAAGAAAAGAGAGAACCAAATTCTCTTTTAGTGAAGTCGCTCAACTTATTGAAACTCTTAATGCGAAGTTATCTGGCATGTATGTGAGTTATCTCTCCAAAGATGTCGTTGAAATTACTGTAAAAGTAGAACACCAGAGTATCAATGAAATCCTACAAACCTTTAGACGTTACGATTATCAAATTGCTAGCGAACATCCCGAGGACCTCTTTACGGAGGACCTTAAAGAACATTCAGACTATCTCAATAAATATTTAGACATATAGCTTAAGTAAATCATGGTGAAACACGTCGCTATTTTTGGCCAATCTTTTAATCTGGAAACTGAAAAGTACCTCCTTCAACTACTTGATGTCCTCAATGAACATCATATAAGTATAGTCATCGAGCAAGACTACTTTAGACTACTGAAGAAAGAGAAACCTATCCCCGAAATCAATAGCTTAAAAACATTTGCATCTCTTGATAAAACCATAGATTTATTTTTTACCATAGGTGGAGATGGTACTATTCTGTCGGCGGTAAAGTTTGTAAAAGATCTCAAAATTCCTATTATAGGTATCAACACTGGCAGGCTAGGATTTTTGGCTACTGTTCATAAAAACGAAATTAAAAAAAGCATAGAGGAAATTCTAGACGAAAAATACACAGTTTCGGAGCGGTCTGTCCTGGAAGTCTGCTGCGAATCTCAAGAGGGCGCTTTGCATTCTTTTCCTTTTGCCCTTAACGATATTGCCGTGAGCCGAAAGGAAACAACTTCTATGATCACCATTGAGACTTGGTTGAATGATGAATTCCTCAATGCATACTGGTCTGATGGTATTATTATTTCAACGCCAACGGGCTCCACGGGGTACTCTTTAAGTTGTGGAGGGCCCATTATTACACCTCAAACCAAAAGTTTCGTCATCACTCCCATCGCACCACATAATTTAAATGCCAGACCTCTAGTTATCCCCGATGATTTAGAAATAAAGTTGAAAATTTCAGGCAGAGAAGATCAATATCTGATTTCTTTGGACTCTAGGTTAGCCAGTTTGGACAAAGACACCATTGTGCGGATCAAAAAAGCTGACTTCAAGATTAAACTTGTTTGGCTATTTAGCGATAGCTTTATTACAACCCTCAGAAAAAAACTACTTTGGGGACAAGATAAACGCAACTAAAACAATAAATCGAGTCAAATTGTGTTTTTAAATCACAAATGATTTAAAATAAAAACCAGTGATATCAATATTTATATATTTGCAAACTTTTGAAACTCTATGAGATATATTCTTATTGGCCTCTCCATTTGTCTTGGAATTCAGTTCGCGTCGGCTCAGACTTATGAAGCAGGTCTTATGTTAGGTGGAGTGAATTTTGTTGGTGATGTTGGCTCCTCTTCCTTCATGAAAACAGAAGATTATCTGAGTCAAGATAAAGTCTCTTATGGTGTCATCTTAAAATGGAACAGAAGTCCTAGACACGCTTTCAGGTTTTCTATTTTAAGAGCAAACACCTTTGGAAACGATTTAAGGTCTGATGAACCCAGAAGATTTAATCGAAGATATTCTTTTGAGAGCAGCATTACAGAACTGTCGGTTGGTTTAGAATTAAACTTTTTTGAATGGGATCTTCATGCGCTTAAAAGACCTCTTATCACCCCCTATCTTTATACAGGTCCAACTTATTTTTTTACCAATGATTTTTTTGTAGAAAATGGTGAACTTGTTGAGGGAAACTCTATCTCAAATTTTGCCATTCCCTTAGTTATAGGAATAAAGGGGGCCTTGAGCAAGCATTGGATACTAGCTTTAGAATTTGGTGCCAGATATACTTTTACAGATAATTTGGACGGAAGTGCTCAAGATGAAATAAACAGTCAAACAATTTATCCTACCTTTGGAAATTCAAATATGAATGATTGGTACATGTTTTCGGGACTTACACTCACTTACACATTTGGGCGTAAACCTTGTTATTGCAATTTTTAGTGAATGGATTTCAGATCAAACATAAACGTAGAAAAACTTCCTAAGCACGTTGCCATCATCATGGATGGAAATGGACGCTGGGCTAAGAAGCAGGGATTAATGCGGGTAAGAGGCCATGAAAAAGGAACTAAAGCCGTTAGAGAAACTGTAGAAAGTAGTGCTGAATTAGGCATTGAAAATCTTACGCTTTACGCTTTTTCGACTGAAAATTGGAATAGACCTAAACTAGAGATTCAAACTCTTATGAGGCTCTTGGTGTCTTCTTTAAAAGATGAGATTAAGACATTACAAGACAATAAAATTAGGCTTCAGGCGATTGGTTGTATAGAAAATTTACCCACCAAGGCCAAAAAAGAACTTAAAGAAGTTATCGAGAAGACAGCAAATAATTCTCGCATGACCTTAACCCTAGCTCTGAGTTATGGAGCGAGAGAAGAAATGATTCAAGCTGTCAAACAAATCAGCCAAAAGGTAAAAAATAATATAATAGATTCTGAAACTATTGATGAGTCTACAATAAATAATCATCTTTACACCCGAAATTTACCAGACGTAGATATGATGATTCGCACAAGCGGCGAACAGCGAATCAGTAATTTTTTACTTTGGCAGATGGCATATGCGGAATTGTATTTTACAGAAACCCTCTGGCCAGATTTCAGAAAAGAAAACCTTTTTGAAGCAATTTACGAATATCAAAAAAGAGAAAGAAGATTTGGAAAAACAAGTGAACAACTCTAAGTGCACTACACTATTTTCTAGAGTTAACCTATATGTAACAGCTCTAACACTAATGTTATTTTTCGCCTTTGCGAATGCTCAGCAAAACCCTCAGCAAGCCGCCGGTAAAAAGTACACTTTAGGAAAGATAGAAGTTATTGGTTCCTCAAGCTATAACGAACAAACCGTGATTGCCTTCACAGGCCTTAAGGAAGGAGAAGAACTCTACATTCCTGGTGACAGGATAAGTAAGGTTCTGAAAAAACTTTGGGATCTTGGTCTTTTTAGTGATATAAATTTTTACTTAAAAAATGTAGACGGAGATATCGCAGATTTGCAACTGGAAATCGTTGAAGTACCCAAACTTAACGAGGTAAAAGTAAGAGGAATTAAGAAACGCAAGCGCTCCGAAATTATAAAAGACAACTCCATTCAAAAGAATACAAAAATCACTGAAAATTATGTGATAAACCTTCGTAATAATATAGAAGAGAAATATAAAGAGAAAGGTTTTCTGAATGCAAAAGCGAATATCATTACCAGTGAAGTTATAGACACTTCAAGTACGGATAACCTTGTTAATGTAACAATTGACATTGAAACTGGCGATAAAGTAAAAATAAGCGAAATAAATATTAAAGGGAATGAACAGTTTTCCGACTGGACTATAAAGCGGATGATGAAGAAAACCAAAGAAAAGTTCTTCTTAAGGTTATGGAAACGTTCAAAATTCATTGAAGAAGAATATGAAACTGATAAGGATAAAATAGTAAAGAAGTTTAAGGAAAAAGGATATCGAGATGCAAGAATAGTGAGCGATTCTGTTATTGTAAATTCCGATACTGATATTACTATTAACATAGAGGTAAAGGAAGGGAACCGCTACTATTTTGGAGAAATTGACTTTTTAGGAAATTCTGCTTATACAAACGCTCAGTTAAGTCAACTCATGGGGATAAGAAAAGGAGATCCTTACAACGGAACTGTTTTACAGAATAAAATCGCCAATAATGAAAAACCAGATGCCAATGATATTACCAATTTGTATCAAAACAATGGTTATCTATTTTCCAATATCACTCCTGTAGAAACCCGAATTTATAACGATACTATTGACTTCGAAATACGAATCAACGAGGGGAAAATTGCCTACTTCAACGAAATTTTAATCTCTGGTAATGACAAGACAAATGACAATGTCATTTTTAGAAATTTAAGGACACGACCAGGACAACAATACAGCAAACAAGATGTCATGAATACGATTCGTGAACTTGGGCAGCTTGGATTTTTTAATGCTGAAAATCTTGAACCAGAATTTAAAAATGTAGATCCACAATCAGGTACTCTTGACCTTCAGTACGTAGTAGAAGAACAAGGTAGTAGTCAAATTGAGTTGCAAGGTGGCTATGGTGGAGGAGGTTTTATTGGAACTTTAGGTTTGAGATTCAACAACTTCTCTCTTAAAAATATTTTCAACAAAGAGGCCTATAAACCAGTACCTATGGGGGATGGCCAATCTTTATCTCTAAGAGCACAAGCTAGTTTAGCCTTTCAAAATTATAGTTTATCTTTTGTAGAACCATGGTTGGGCGGTAAAAAGCCGGTACAGCTCTCTGTTTCCTTATCTCAAACTATACAATTTTTGTTCAACCCATTAACACGAAGAGCTGATAATGACAGAAGTTTTACCATTTCTGGAATAAATGTTGGTTTTGCTAAACGACTACGAGAACCCGATCAAAACTTTACTTTATCAACATCTATTGGGTATCAGAATTTTCAATTAAATAATTATAATATCGGATTATTTAGATTCCCTAATGGGACATCAAACAACCTATCATTCACCGTCGGATTAAACAGAAACAATACGTTTACTAATCCCATTTTTCCAACAGGAGGTTCAGAATTCGATTTTTCTGTGAAATTTACTCTACCCTACTCGGCTTTTAACGATGTAGATTACGCTGGTCTTCGAGAACAAAGAATAGAGGCTTTGGCCAGTAATGATGGAGAGGCTTTAGCGGTCATCGATCAGCAACGATTTAACTGGTTGGAATTTTATAAGGTTAAATTTAGTGGGGATTGGTATAATAATTTGTTTGATAAACTAGTTTTAAGGACACGTTTTGAATATGGGTTCTTAGGGGCTTATAATAATGACAGAGGTATTCCTCCATTTGAACGTTTTTTCTTAGGAGGAGATGGCTTAGCTGGTTTTGCTTTGGATGGTCGTGAAATTATTGCTCTAAGAGGTTATCCTAACCAATCCATATTACCTAGGACACGAACAGTTGGTGGAGAAGAAAGCTTTAATGATGGAGCTTCCATCTATAACAAATACACGATGGAGTTGAGGTATCCTATTACATTAAAACCTTCAGCTTCAATCTACGCACTTGCCTTTATGGAAGGTGGTGCTACTTTTGATCAGTTTAAAGACTTTACACCCTTTGAAATGAGCAGATCTGCTGGTGCTGGTTTACGTATCTTTATGCCTGCTTTTGGTCTATTGGGCATAGACTTTGGATATGGATTTGATCCCATACCAGGCAGTAATACAGGTCCTAATGCTTGGGAAACCCACTTTATTATCGGTCAACAATTTTAAAACAACATGATTTTTAATACCTTCCAATTATGAGATTTATTAATAGCGTTTTCTTTATTTGTTTTTGTGCTGTTACCTCTTTTGCACAAGGTGGTCTAAAGATAGCTTATGTGGATATGGATTATATTCTAGATAATGTTCCTGAATATAGACAAGCCTCTAGCCAATTGGACTCTAAAGCTCAACAGTGGAGAACGGAGATAGAAAGCAAACAAAACGAAATTGATAAGCTTAAGAATGAGTTAGAAAGTGAAAGACCTCTACTTACTGCAGATTTAATTCAAGATCTTGATGATGAAATAGAATATCTTGAAAACCAACTCTTAGAGTATCGCAATAAACGTTTTGGTGTTTCTGGAGATTTTATTGTTCAAAAAAGGCAATTGATACAGCCGATACAAGATCAGGTCTTTAATGCCATACAAGAAATTGGCGACAATAGAGATTATGACTTTATTTTTGAAAACTCCGCAGATGCCTTACTTTTGTTTTCTGCAAAGCGACATGATTTAAGTGAAGTCATCTTAAAGCTCATCAATAGAAATTCTAGAGGAGCTAAAAAAGAATCTTCCGATGTTCTGGAAGAAATTGGAGATTATAAGTCTGTTGAAAAAGCTGAAGAGGAAGATGTCAAAAAGGAAGAAAAAGCTCAAGAAGAAGAAGCCAGAAAGAATGAACGAGAAGTTTTAATAGATGAACGCCAAAGAAAAAGAGATTCGTTAAGAGATGCCAGACAAATAGAATTTGAAGAACGGAGAGCAAGAATCTTAAAAGAAAGAGAAGAAAGAGAAAAAGAAAGAGACTCTATTAGAAAAGCAAGAGAGAATAATTAAATATAATCACTAAACTAAAATTAAGAAATGAAAACTTTAAAAACAATCGCAATAGCTTTAGTATTGTCATTCGTATTAATGGCACCCTCAAATGCACAGTCGAAAGTAGCACACGTAAACTCGCAAGAGTTTGTTCAAGCCTTACCAAGTTATCAATCTGTAATGACAGAGCTGGATCAACGAGAAAAAACTTATCGTACTGAAATAGACGATTTGTTGAAGGAAGCTCAGAAAACAAACGAACGTTACCAAAGAGAAGCTGGCACTAAGACTGAAGAAGAAAATCAAAAGAGAGCGATGGAACT
It contains:
- a CDS encoding alpha/beta fold hydrolase; translation: MKLHSKIKGKGKPLIILHGFLGMGDNWKTLANAYDKEGFEVHLVDQRNHGRSPHDTAFSYELMAEDLKEYLEDKYLEKVSIIGHSMGGKVAMRFATLHPESLNKLIIVDIAPKYYPQHHQQILEGLTQVSKAKLTSRSDADELLAKYISLKAVRQFLLKNLYWKTQDELNLRINLQALKDNIEEVGKGLPQNSKYAGETLFLKGGNSDYIQEEDEKDTASHFENFEMKVIKNSGHWVHAEKREDFLQASLEFLKTN
- a CDS encoding pyridoxine 5'-phosphate synthase, which produces MIRLSVNINKIATLRNARGGDTPNVVESAKNLESFGAQGITVHPRPDERHIRYADVNELTKVIKTEFNIEGNPNQKFIALVLDAKPAQVTLVPDGEDVLTSNAGWDTIKHKDFLKEVISEFKAHGIRTSVFVDPSLQMIQGAAEVGADRVELFTEAYAQGYIKDKEKAIAPYLKCAEEAKSLGLGINAGHDLSLENIEYFAQTIPFLDEVSIGHALISEALYDGLEVVVKSYLKKLS
- a CDS encoding NAD kinase, with the protein product MVKHVAIFGQSFNLETEKYLLQLLDVLNEHHISIVIEQDYFRLLKKEKPIPEINSLKTFASLDKTIDLFFTIGGDGTILSAVKFVKDLKIPIIGINTGRLGFLATVHKNEIKKSIEEILDEKYTVSERSVLEVCCESQEGALHSFPFALNDIAVSRKETTSMITIETWLNDEFLNAYWSDGIIISTPTGSTGYSLSCGGPIITPQTKSFVITPIAPHNLNARPLVIPDDLEIKLKISGREDQYLISLDSRLASLDKDTIVRIKKADFKIKLVWLFSDSFITTLRKKLLWGQDKRN
- a CDS encoding DUF6089 family protein, with amino-acid sequence MRYILIGLSICLGIQFASAQTYEAGLMLGGVNFVGDVGSSSFMKTEDYLSQDKVSYGVILKWNRSPRHAFRFSILRANTFGNDLRSDEPRRFNRRYSFESSITELSVGLELNFFEWDLHALKRPLITPYLYTGPTYFFTNDFFVENGELVEGNSISNFAIPLVIGIKGALSKHWILALEFGARYTFTDNLDGSAQDEINSQTIYPTFGNSNMNDWYMFSGLTLTYTFGRKPCYCNF
- a CDS encoding isoprenyl transferase; translation: MDFRSNINVEKLPKHVAIIMDGNGRWAKKQGLMRVRGHEKGTKAVRETVESSAELGIENLTLYAFSTENWNRPKLEIQTLMRLLVSSLKDEIKTLQDNKIRLQAIGCIENLPTKAKKELKEVIEKTANNSRMTLTLALSYGAREEMIQAVKQISQKVKNNIIDSETIDESTINNHLYTRNLPDVDMMIRTSGEQRISNFLLWQMAYAELYFTETLWPDFRKENLFEAIYEYQKRERRFGKTSEQL
- a CDS encoding BamA/OMP85 family outer membrane protein, giving the protein MKQFTNIKKEKEDLEKQVNNSKCTTLFSRVNLYVTALTLMLFFAFANAQQNPQQAAGKKYTLGKIEVIGSSSYNEQTVIAFTGLKEGEELYIPGDRISKVLKKLWDLGLFSDINFYLKNVDGDIADLQLEIVEVPKLNEVKVRGIKKRKRSEIIKDNSIQKNTKITENYVINLRNNIEEKYKEKGFLNAKANIITSEVIDTSSTDNLVNVTIDIETGDKVKISEINIKGNEQFSDWTIKRMMKKTKEKFFLRLWKRSKFIEEEYETDKDKIVKKFKEKGYRDARIVSDSVIVNSDTDITINIEVKEGNRYYFGEIDFLGNSAYTNAQLSQLMGIRKGDPYNGTVLQNKIANNEKPDANDITNLYQNNGYLFSNITPVETRIYNDTIDFEIRINEGKIAYFNEILISGNDKTNDNVIFRNLRTRPGQQYSKQDVMNTIRELGQLGFFNAENLEPEFKNVDPQSGTLDLQYVVEEQGSSQIELQGGYGGGGFIGTLGLRFNNFSLKNIFNKEAYKPVPMGDGQSLSLRAQASLAFQNYSLSFVEPWLGGKKPVQLSVSLSQTIQFLFNPLTRRADNDRSFTISGINVGFAKRLREPDQNFTLSTSIGYQNFQLNNYNIGLFRFPNGTSNNLSFTVGLNRNNTFTNPIFPTGGSEFDFSVKFTLPYSAFNDVDYAGLREQRIEALASNDGEALAVIDQQRFNWLEFYKVKFSGDWYNNLFDKLVLRTRFEYGFLGAYNNDRGIPPFERFFLGGDGLAGFALDGREIIALRGYPNQSILPRTRTVGGEESFNDGASIYNKYTMELRYPITLKPSASIYALAFMEGGATFDQFKDFTPFEMSRSAGAGLRIFMPAFGLLGIDFGYGFDPIPGSNTGPNAWETHFIIGQQF
- a CDS encoding OmpH family outer membrane protein — its product is MRFINSVFFICFCAVTSFAQGGLKIAYVDMDYILDNVPEYRQASSQLDSKAQQWRTEIESKQNEIDKLKNELESERPLLTADLIQDLDDEIEYLENQLLEYRNKRFGVSGDFIVQKRQLIQPIQDQVFNAIQEIGDNRDYDFIFENSADALLLFSAKRHDLSEVILKLINRNSRGAKKESSDVLEEIGDYKSVEKAEEEDVKKEEKAQEEEARKNEREVLIDERQRKRDSLRDARQIEFEERRARILKEREEREKERDSIRKARENN
- a CDS encoding OmpH family outer membrane protein, with protein sequence MKTLKTIAIALVLSFVLMAPSNAQSKVAHVNSQEFVQALPSYQSVMTELDQREKTYRTEIDDLLKEAQKTNERYQREAGTKTEEENQKRAMELQEMQQSIMEYRQTASEDLQKKQEELMRPVLERAREVIQQVARAKGYDYVLDSSLGAGVLMADGYDLMADAKTAIGE